A window of Syntrophales bacterium genomic DNA:
GGGAGGCCAGGTAGCGGTCCCGCTCGTCGATCAGGATGGTCTTTACCTGCGGGAGCTTTTCGCTGATGGCCTGGAGTGCAACCTCCAGCATGTCCCGCTCTTTCAGTTTCTCGATCTCTTCCTCGGTGATCTCTTCCGTATAGAAAAGGGAGGCGAGGACTTCCGACATCAGGCCCGCCTTCTTCCAGAGTCCCATGCTGCGCCAGGTCCGCATCAGGGTGACGCGGACCTCGCGGTCCGCCAGGACGACCCGGGCGCCCGTTTCCTCCGCTTTTGCGACGGCCCGGATCATCTCTTCGCCGGGCTGGATGTTGAAGCGCTGGGCGATCTTTTTCTGGAAGGAGGCCAAAAGGAGCTGCGAGAGGAGGAGCGACGTCCGCTTCTCCCGAATGACCTTGACGATGTCCATTTCCTGCCACTTGTCCCTCTGCTTCAGGGCTTCGAATCGGGGCTGGCAGAGCTCGACGCATACCGTGTCGGGTTTCACCTCGCTTATGACCTGCTCCACCAGGTCGGCGCTTTCCCGCGACACGTGGGCCGTCCCGACGAGGAGGATTTCCCTTCCGTCATGCTGCAGGCGGTGGACATGGGGGTGCTCGAGAAGATTCATGATTTTCTGGTCACTGATTGAGGGAAACCACGAGGGATCCCAAAGGCGACTGTCATTATCAGCAATCGTAAGGGATGTAAAGGGACTTGCATCGGGCTGCAAAAGATGCCGAATCTGTAATTTTTTTGACACGGAGGCCGGGGCGCGGGGGCTGTCACGGGGGCTTCCGTCGTCGCGGAAGCGTATCAGCGGGAAGGCGTTCAGAATCAGGGACGGCGCCGGAGAGGGAAAGCTTCCCGAATGCTCCTCTGGAAACCCCCGGCCGCGTCCCCGTGGCCATTCGGGAGAGGGTTTCCCGAGCAAGGGATTGGATCCATTTCCACCATCGTGAAAAGGGTCGGATCCCTTTCGTGGCGGCCTTGTGTTTCCGTACGAATCCTGACATGAGGAAACGGGAAACGTGAGCGGATAATGGAGAAAGGTGCAAAGATCAAGGAACAAATCCGGATGACCATCGAAGCCGTAGCCTTCGGCGGAGATGGAGTCGGGCGCCCCGGCGGCCTGGTGACATTCGTCCCGTTTACGGTGGACGGCGATGAGGTCGTGGTGGAAATCACGGAACGGAGGAGCCGTTATGCCCGGGCCGTCCTTCGGGAGATCCTTTCCCCGTCGCCCCACCGCATCGAGGCTCCGTGCCCGTATTACGGCCGCTGCGGAGGCTGCTGCCTTCAGCATGTCCGATATGACCACCAGCTGGTCCTCAAGGAAAGCCAGGTGGCGGACTCCTTCACCCGGATCGGCCGTTTTCACACGCCTCCCCTTCGCCCGATGATCCCCTCCCCGCGGATCTTTTCCTGCCGCGGCCGGGCAGAGGTGCACCTGGTTTACGGCGGCGGACGCCGGGCGAAGGCGGGATTCATGGAGAGGGGCAGCCATGTCCTGCTCGACGTGGAGCGGTGCATGCTGATGGCGGATAGCATCAACGACGCGCTGTCGGGACTTCGCCGTTCCCTGGCGGAGAGAAGGGACGGGCCGGTCCGCAGGGAGGAGAGGCTTCTCTGGTCGTCCCTTCCCGATGAGCGGACAACGGGCCTGGAGAAGGCCGCAGCGCCTCCGGAAGGCCGAATTCTCCGCTCGGTCAAGGGATGCATGATGTCCGTTCCGGCCATCGGGTTCTTCCAGGCCAACGAGTACCTTGTGGACACGCTGGTGGACGTGGTTCTGGATCTGGCCTCCCCGTCCCCTGAAGATTCGGTGCTGGATGCCTACTGCGGTTCGGGCCTGTTTTCCCGGTTCCTGGCGGAACGGGCCGGCTCCGTTTCCGGAATCGAGCAGGACCGGGAGGCCGTTGCCTGTGCCCGGGATAACCTCTCGCGGGCCGGCTTTTGCAATGCCTCTTTCCATGGGGGAGACGTGGTTGATGGATTGCGGGATCTTACAAACCGCCGGCTGCGGATCGACGTGGCGGTCCTGGATCCGCCCCGGACCGGCTGCGGAAGCGGGGTCCTGGACGTCCTTGCGGAGCTGGCTCCGCGACGGATCGTCTATGTCTCCTGCGATCCGGCGACCCAGGCCCGGGATGCACGCTGCCTGGCGGACCGGGGCTACTCCCTGACAGCCCTCCAGCCGCTGGACATGTTTCCCCAGACGTCGCATCTTGAGGTGGTGGCGGTCCTCGAAAAGAGCTGACGGAATTTCGCGGTGAAGGTCCGGTTCAGAGGGAGATGCACGTGTCGTCCCGGGCGGCGATGGTCTCCGGGAAAATGAGGCGGGCCGCGGCTTCCGATTCCTCCCGTTCCCGGAAGGTCGGATACGTCCGGGCCTCAAAGTGAACCAGAACCAGCCTGCGAACCCCCGCCTCCAGGGCGATCCGGGCCGCCGTTTCGGGATTCAGGTGGGGCCAGTCCTCGTTTCCCTGACCGCTCCGGTAGGCGCATTCGGCGATGAGGAGGTCGGCACCGCGGGCCAGGGACAGGGCATTTTCGCAGTAGCCGGTATCGGGGCAATAGGCCACGGTCAACCCCTCCGCCTCGATGCGGAACCCCAGGGTGATCCCGGCGTGTCGCAGGGGAAGGGCCAGAAGCGGAAAGGGAATCCTGGCCAGGTCGTCCGGCAGTTCCAGGACATCCACCGGATAGGGAAGCTCCGCCATGGGAATGGTGAACGGTGCATTCACGAGGACGTCCAGGGTTTTCCGGGACCCCTCCGGACCGGCAATGAGCAGGCCCTTGGGAAACCGGAACTTGGCGAGGGTGTGGAGGCCCGCCACGTGGTCAAGATGGAAATGGCTGAGGAGGAGGACCGCAGGACCGGCCGGGTCCGTCGCGAGGTGGCGGTCGGCCTTGGCGATGCCGTATCCCGCATCGAGGAGAATGTCCCACCCATCCGTGCGGATCAGGGTGCAGATCGTATTTCCCGTTTCCGTGTCGTACCAGCCGTTCGTTCCGAGGAAATGAACGTCCATCGGATCTCCGGTCACGAATCTCCCAGGATCGCCTTTCGGGCTTCCTGGAGAACATCGAAGCGGAACGCCGGATAGCCCGGAATCGTCTGGTTCAGATATTTATGAAGGTACTGGGTGTCGAAGAGAATCATCCGCTCGTATTCGGCGACTTTCCCGATCGGTTCGAGCTGGCGGTGGACCGCTTCATGATAGAACGCCTCGATGCGGGCGGCATAATCGTCCACCAGTTTCCGGACCGATGCATCGTCCAGGTCCCGCAGCTTCTTGCGGGCCTTCAGATCTTCAACCCACTGTTCCGCCGTGTCCTTGAACATGCCGCTTCCTTTCCGCTCCCGGGGTTCCGCCGGTCAGGCCGGGCCTGAAGCGTGCCGTGTTCCTTTCTTCCGGTCCGCTTCATGAATGTCTTCGAAGAAGGGAAGCGGCATCTGCCGCCACAGTAGAAGGCAGCGGCGGCAGCGGGGCCTTTTCATCGCCCGGGCCTGGCAGGCCTCGACAGCAATGAAGTACCCGCGGCTCTCGCACCAGCGGCTGGTTTCAGAGGTCTGCAGTTGTTCCATGCACGCTCCGCTCTGTCACTCCGTCCCGATGGAAGTTAATTTCTTTTTCAACAGCCTGTCAGAAATTACCTTCCAAGGCTGTTCAAAAATGTCCGCATGCAAGGCCCCCGAAGTCCCGAGACATGAGGCGTACTCCTGGTACGTCGATTGTCGAGGGGCGAGGGAAACGCAGCAGGCGGGCGTTTTTCAACAGCCTGTCAGAAAAAAAGCCCCGCTTGGTTCATATCCGTTCCAGGCGGGGTCTTTCTTTTGTGATCGCTTCCGAGGTAATGAATGATTACTTCTTGCCCTTGGCGGCTGCTTTCTTGGCCGGTGCCTTCGGCGCTGCTGCCGCTTTTTTTGTGGCAGGCTTTTTTACGGCGGGTTTGGCAGCAGGTTTCGCGGTGGCCTTCTTGGCTGCGGCTTTCTTGGGGGCGGCCTTCTTTGCAGCGGGTGCGGCTTTGGCAGCGGCGGCCTTGGCGGCGGGTTTGGCAGCGGGCTTGGCCGCAACCTTCTTCGCGACCGCCTTTGCCTTGTTCATGGGTTTCCCCTGGCAGCATAGAATTTCCGCTGCTCCAGCCCTGCCGCACTCATCCACCACAACAATCAGGCCGCAAACGTCGCAACGGAATTTATCTCCCTTTTTTGCCTTTGCCATGCGTTTATCCCTCCTTCGTGGATATGGAATTGCCCTTCGTTACAGGGTATCCGCGATCACTGATTTTCTCTATACGGAAAACGACGAGGATTTCAAGATGTTTTCAATCCTAAATGCTCATGAATCATCATTCCGATTTCGTCGGGTCTCTCCATGGGGATCAGATGCCCGGCTCCTTCGACCAGCCGATAGGAGCCGCGGGGGAAATCCCCGGCGGCTTTCTTCAGATCGATAAAGGAGCGATTCTCGCTTCGCTCTCCCTCGATCACAAGCACGGGGCAGGAGACCTTTTCCAGAAACGGCCAGGGATTCAGGCGGTTTCCTCCCATGAACAGCGCCGCTTCCCGCCGGGGGGAGCAGGCCAGCTCGAGGCCGCCCGCATCGCTTTCCAGGAAACCGTACCGGACGTAGAGGTCCAGCATCTCCTCGTCCCATGTCTCGAACATTTTCCTGGAGCGGAGATATGCCTTCACCTCCGCCACGTCATGCCAGCCGTTCCGTCGCTTGATGGACTTGGAGGCCAGCGGGTGGTCTTCCACCCGCATGTTCATCCTGTAGATCTCGTCGGGAAGAAAGATCGGCTCGATCAGGACCAGCCCCCGAGGGGCGAGGTCGAACATGGCGGCGGTGATCGTTATGACCGTGGCGCCCATGGAGTGGCCGATCAGGTAAGGTCTTTCGAGGCCAAGCTGTTTTGAGAATGCGGCCAGATCCTCGGCAAGCGTTTCCCAGGAAAGTCCCCCTTCGTCGGGATCCGCCGGGCGATGGTCGCAGAAATAAGGCGCCAGGACGCGGCAGGCCGGTGCCAGTTTCCTGGCGATGGGGTGCCAGAGCCAGGGAAGGAATCCCGTTGCGTGAAGCAGGACCACGTCGGGCCCGCTCCCTTCATAATAGAGGTAATCAAGCCCCGCGCCTCCGACGGTTTCCCGGCGGACCTCCGGGAAGGGGGCGCGTTCTTCCTGCGTTTTCATGAACCGCTCACCCAGGTGACGATTTCTCCCAGCCCGGCCCGCTCCCGGGGGAACCGGTTCAGCGGCGCATCCTCGTCGGGCCAGCCGAGAGCCACGCCCATCACGATCCGCTGCTCCTCCTGCACGGGGAGGAGCCTGCGGATCAGATCCGGATAACTGACGGAGCAGGCCAGGATGCAGCTGCCCAGGCCGCGGTCCCTGGCGAGCAGGCAGATCGTCTGGAGAAGCAGGCCGCAGTCCAGCATGGAGTATCCCTCGGG
This region includes:
- a CDS encoding class I SAM-dependent RNA methyltransferase encodes the protein MTIEAVAFGGDGVGRPGGLVTFVPFTVDGDEVVVEITERRSRYARAVLREILSPSPHRIEAPCPYYGRCGGCCLQHVRYDHQLVLKESQVADSFTRIGRFHTPPLRPMIPSPRIFSCRGRAEVHLVYGGGRRAKAGFMERGSHVLLDVERCMLMADSINDALSGLRRSLAERRDGPVRREERLLWSSLPDERTTGLEKAAAPPEGRILRSVKGCMMSVPAIGFFQANEYLVDTLVDVVLDLASPSPEDSVLDAYCGSGLFSRFLAERAGSVSGIEQDREAVACARDNLSRAGFCNASFHGGDVVDGLRDLTNRRLRIDVAVLDPPRTGCGSGVLDVLAELAPRRIVYVSCDPATQARDARCLADRGYSLTALQPLDMFPQTSHLEVVAVLEKS
- a CDS encoding alpha/beta hydrolase; its protein translation is MKTQEERAPFPEVRRETVGGAGLDYLYYEGSGPDVVLLHATGFLPWLWHPIARKLAPACRVLAPYFCDHRPADPDEGGLSWETLAEDLAAFSKQLGLERPYLIGHSMGATVITITAAMFDLAPRGLVLIEPIFLPDEIYRMNMRVEDHPLASKSIKRRNGWHDVAEVKAYLRSRKMFETWDEEMLDLYVRYGFLESDAGGLELACSPRREAALFMGGNRLNPWPFLEKVSCPVLVIEGERSENRSFIDLKKAAGDFPRGSYRLVEGAGHLIPMERPDEIGMMIHEHLGLKTS
- a CDS encoding TraB/GumN family protein, encoding MNLLEHPHVHRLQHDGREILLVGTAHVSRESADLVEQVISEVKPDTVCVELCQPRFEALKQRDKWQEMDIVKVIREKRTSLLLSQLLLASFQKKIAQRFNIQPGEEMIRAVAKAEETGARVVLADREVRVTLMRTWRSMGLWKKAGLMSEVLASLFYTEEITEEEIEKLKERDMLEVALQAISEKLPQVKTILIDERDRYLASRIREAEGERVVAVVGAGHVPGIIENIDRPVDRAELETIPPQGWLARSAGWLFPLAILALFVGGFFTSGGRTSLAMILWWSGITAACASAGALLMLSHPLTILASALSAPIATLHPLIATGWVAGLVEATLRKPQVRDFLDLKDDITSFRGFFHNKITRLLILVAFVNLTTSIGTFVAIPVVMKFIFQPL
- a CDS encoding MBL fold metallo-hydrolase; this translates as MDVHFLGTNGWYDTETGNTICTLIRTDGWDILLDAGYGIAKADRHLATDPAGPAVLLLSHFHLDHVAGLHTLAKFRFPKGLLIAGPEGSRKTLDVLVNAPFTIPMAELPYPVDVLELPDDLARIPFPLLALPLRHAGITLGFRIEAEGLTVAYCPDTGYCENALSLARGADLLIAECAYRSGQGNEDWPHLNPETAARIALEAGVRRLVLVHFEARTYPTFREREESEAAARLIFPETIAARDDTCISL